Part of the Porites lutea chromosome 14, jaPorLute2.1, whole genome shotgun sequence genome, GATCGTATCTAGTTTTTCTTTCGACTGTTTGAATGGAGAGGTCTCCTTAATGAAGAGATTTCACTGTATATAATATTGGTAAGACagaaaaagaagtttttttaTTATACAAATAAAGGTCCGTGGTCAGCGCTTTAGAATCCCCCGGGTCAGGACCGAGCGTTTTAAGACTGAGGTTCATTATAAATAGATAAGTATTTTCGATTCTAATATCTACCTTTTTTGTCAGTTATTTGCATTTGCACGTTTTGCTTGCTAACACAAATGCTGTTAACTCAAATGCTTTGAGTAcaggaaaaataaagattttgagGCTAGAAAgtgaaataacaaataaaaggaTTTATGCAAGTAAAATTCTTCTGGTCTTAAGTGTTTCAGACCATTCCACCGATCCAGGAAATACGGCAAAAACTGATGAGATACTTCCTTGACCGTCAAGATGACTCAAGAGGCAAGCGATATATTTCATATCACGACATTGTGTTCGTTCTCGACTCATCCAACTCCATAAGTGAGGCCGATTTCAATCTCAGCTTAACCGCAGCCCAAGGTCTGGTGACGCGATTTGACCCAGATACAATGTTTGCTGCAGTAACCATAAGCACAAATGCTTCCgtcaactttaattttaagtCGACCAaggtaagaaaaacaaaggtaTAAACGGCCCTAAGGATTTGAGGTTATCACAGGTTGTTAATAATGGCAATAGGGTGTGTTAATCACAGACTAAAATAGCACAATGCCACTAGTGAGCTTAGCGACACCACAACGACGACGGAAACGGGAAAAACTGTCAGCAAAAAAACTCTgaacgtgcaacacactttttggCGGGTTTCTTTGCCGTTATTGCACGCTGCCGTTGTTAAATTTGATTGAAATGGTAACGATCGTCGCGACTTCGATTTCGTCGGAAATACTCATATAGAGGCTCAATTAACATTAAATGATCATTCAGTTCATTCTTTGCAAATTAGGCGGTCTTGGTGAAGGATAATAAACAgaggaaagtactgcttagtagctttcatttaaatgctcACACTTTGAATTTCACTCACAAATTCTTGAGTCAGGAAcctttgtaaagaaaaataatcggaataaagtactgctcagtatcAATCATTTGAATCGGATCACACTTCATTCCGTAGTTAgtgtagaggagactggttatgaaatcTGTCAGACTTCACAGTTGAAAGTAACGAGGCTGTAGTtcatgttggaagctccctgacggCGCTAAACCTCCCTTCTTTACCCTTCTCTTGGTCCCTTGCGCGtcgtcaccagtcactcgcgtttcgcgcgcGCCTCTTTGCCAaaccatgcgaaaaacgaagcgccagaggaggaggaggttgatcctttgtttttttgttcacaaattgtgactgaataaatcaATGCAATGTTTCCGTTGGTCAGAAAGTTCAAAACGATGGGAATGCTATTAAACGTTGTGCATGGTCAGGtacaaaaaagctaacaaaaatataaaaaaggaatctaacgggtttcataaccattccactttaataaatACGTTCATTCTCAGCGGACCGTACAAACGTTAAAGCCACCTTatcagcataataaacagtacttTGATGCACTTCAGGGCCTTATGCTGGCTCAAATGCTGGTCCTATCAAGTACTATAGTACTATACAGTAAATAATACCACATAAAAGAGGCCTGATTAAAAgcctttgttacttttttttccagCCTGCTATTGAAAGTATTGGCAAAATTCAATATCAAGGGGGCAAGAAAAACATCTTAAATGCCTTAAAAAAGACGCTTAACGTGTTATCTCTGAACGCTGACTCGGGTGTTCGCGCCGGAAGTCGGAAACGCGTGTTACTGGTGACTAACGGACCAGATGAACGGAACCTGAATGATACGGAAAAGCTACAAAAGATCATTTGGACAGCAATACAGTTACGAATTCGAGGACCAGAAGTTTTTGTAGTGGTTGTTGGCTATAAGATACCAAGAATTGAAGAGCTTATTCAGATAGCAAGTTCGACCGACACACACTTCTATCGTGTATCTGACATGCTTTCTTTCAAACAAATAGTGGATGGGATCCCTGTTCATATTGCTTACCAAGAACAAAACTTGGGCAAATAGCCTTAATACAACTATACGAACGATACTCCACAAGACTTTGGAGACAAAACCACAAGTAGATGACTAAAAAGATTTAGATTCCAGACCAATTTACTTAATCGTTTCCAGGACAATCTGGAGTTTAAAGAAGCAAGTGCTGAGACCTAACGAACAAAAGTTTCGTTTTTCTAACATATAACATTAGAGAAAGAGCTACTTGGTGGGCAAGCATCAGTTACAATATTGGAGCCGCCCGAGGACAACAAAAGTAACGTTCCTTCTTTGCCTAAAGGGATCCCTGATAAAACTCGACATATCAACAAAGACATATCACCAACAAAGACATCCAAATTACTAACGAAATATTCGCAACTTTGTAAGTTGTGCTGCTATCCAAAAATGATACTTATTTCTCTGCATCTTTTCTCACCTACGAGGCAAACGTAAAAGGAGAGGGGGAGAGGGGTGAAAAACAGTCCCATTCTCTGCCCCCTCATCTTTTTTGTAACTGTAACACACGCCACAACTTATAGACTTGTGACTTGCAGGGATACAAAATAAACGAGATCGTCTTTAAGACACCAGATGCCTTGTTAAGAAAGGTACAGCACCTGGCGATGCGAAGCTACAAACCATATTGTAATATAATCAATACAAAATGACCCCCTCACCTGCATGATAGACGTCTGAGGGTTTCTCACGATATTTTTGACCGCACGTCCGGATACTGTAAAGAGCTAGCCAAGgtagagaagaaataaaaaatattcaaacaaaTTATAGTTGAGAATGAAAGAACCGGATTGTATCAAAGACGCACGGAATTAAGGTAAAACTGAAGACGATGTAACGCCAAAATTAAGGTAAAACTGAAGACGATGTAACTGTCAAAATTACACTAGAGGGACAAACTTAAGTGCATGTATCATAAAGATGGAAAATTTGATATCTTTAACCAAAATTTATCATTGAGGTGTTCGTAATAGAGAGATGTCTGTATTGTAAAGAAAAGGATTACTGTGAGTGAAGTTtagaatcttttaagccaagaAAACTGTCGGTACCAAtagagagatgtccgtattACACAGTCGTCTGTATCATAAAGACAGGAGAGATTTCCTGAGCAGTATCTTTGGAACCAAGCGAACTGTCTCTATCGTAGAGGTGAACGTGAAGAAAAGTTCAACTGTACATCAATTATTTTCCTGAAATGGATTTTTCACGACAAAATTCAAGAGTACAAAGAAACAGCCACCCAAAACTTTGTAGCTGCTGCCCGTATGAAATGGTATTTGCTAGTCTGGGGATTCTACAGGACATTTTGAGGTGTTGAGTCGAATTGTACTATGGGATTGTTCTGGGAATGCTTCTTTAATGAGCTATTACAAGGTTGCGAAGAAAATTGGGTCAGAATTCCTTCCCCAAAACAATTCCATACATcagtgcgggctcatttccaAAAAAACAGCGGCCGGTAATCGAGCCTAAATGTGGACATGACCAACGAAATAATTAATAATGGATTGAAAATGAACATACTTGACTACAAAAGGAAGTAGCATAAGTTATTTCCTTCTCTTTTGAAAATCCTACGGAACGGAGGCTAGTAGAGAATTCTTCCAGAATTGGTTGTGTCGTCTGCTGAATAATCTTGGCGTATTCTGACATCTTAAAGAGTTCTGGCAAATTAGGTTTAAGCGAGGTATGCCCCTCTTCCATTGAAAGAACCGTGGTTTCTATGAAATAACGTTGATATAGAGCAAGTTTGGTTCAaccttgaaattgttcgttCACGCGCAAAAtgacaaaactaaaaaagacagaaaaacgTCAACGTATTGTTAGCCGGCATAACAGGAGCTTTaagagccaagcgaggcgaacgcggcatttcGCGCCAAGCGCGAGACGATAGgaggagaaaaaataaagcatttttttccTCCTCCCCTCGTCACGCGCGAgatgccgcgttcgcctcgaTGGCTCATAAAGGGCCTGTTATGCAGGATAATGTATTGTTTTCAGAGCCATTTTACTTTGACCGCGAAATGATTTCCCACCAAACCAAACCACCACACCGACAAACGACCAAGACTATaacaatttgattggtttatcgaatgGTCACATACGCGCGGTTGcattcatttttttagagaGCACGCGACGCTTTCTTCTAAGAAGAAAGAAAGCTAAATTAAAGATTAACTTGGGAACAGAAATCAGGCTTCCCATTGGACAATCGAACGATGCTTTTTCAGTCAtagggttttctttggtggTAAAGCCACAAGTCcaagttttgatttgttttttcggTAACTATTGACTGATGAGACAAATAACGAACAAttacgaaaaacatttttcaaggacaaacgAAAATCGTTCCAACGTGTGATACTGTTTCATACTAACACTTAATAAGTACGACACAGAACTGAAGAACGATAAGATGAGAAAAATTGTGTGCACAAAAGATACTCCCGAAAAAGAGGATCggttttaaattaaaatgtctCTGCCGGTTCCCCACAAAGAGCATAGATATATACAGATGAGATTTCAAAGATTGATGatcaaataattaaaaaaggcaATGAATTGGTTATTTCTTTGTGCAAAGAGTATCAAATAacttttagcctgcgtagcatggcggttttgtcaaGCCGGGCGCAGGAGCGGCGTAGCCGCGAaattcgcgcgcgaagcgcgcgagaacgagcggcgaagccgcgagaaaaataaaaaccgcctgCCCGGATTCGTGGCCTTTTCAGCTGCCACCCccttcaactcattttgacatcctgttgacaacttgtttggtttcagttttcccagccaatcaagttactcccgccccaatctcctcgccgtttctctgccctcgcccgcctttattacttagcgcgcccaaccaaaaccgccatgctacgcaggctaaataaCTTTTAGTAAATAGAGCTGATTCCACCATTCGTTTGAAAATTTCGGTGATATTGTCAGTTCTCTCTAATAAATGATTGAACGACAATCATGAACCAAGAGAACTGGAAGCTACACGAGAGCCCCGATACCAACGCTGCAATCAGCTGATGAAAAGCGGGACTGGCGCCAGTTGCTCAGAAAGTGGATAGCGCTAGAACGCAGCAATTGTCTTTCCTAACActaatccactggatagcgattAACCCGGGCCTGGAGAGCCTCTTATTGCTAACTTTGCCATTTCTCATCATAAGGACTGATCTGCTATGAATAAGGGTGTCTGCAGTCATACCTGAACTGTCAGTCAGCGAATGTTCACATTCACAAATAACATCCATAAAGAAATCAGCTGGATTGTTATGTGCCTCGCACTCGAACcctgcaataaaaaattaaacgatTTATCATTAAAACAGGGAGAAATGAGAAGTAAAAAGAATCTGTTGCGACTCTTAAATTTATCTGCCGTTGCAcaagagaaatttgaaaaatgtacAGTGGACAAGTTACTAAATAGCCAActaatgttttcattttcacagtTCTAAGCCTGATTCCTTGACAAAGATTTTGTTGATGAAAAAGCCAAATCTGTGGACTTCTCTGCATGAGCCATTTGTCAAAACGACTATGTTTAGGCgtaatgcatttaaaaaaagtgttatttTGAGAGAAGTTAAAGAacatattattaaaataaaaacactaaCTATTACATTATCCGCCCGATTGATTCCCCGTTAGGGTACATGAAATCCCAGTAACTAAAGAGAAAAACGCCTGACACGAAGCAAGCCTGCACAAGAGGCCACTAAAAAGTGATGCAGTTAGTTTAGAGCATTGTGAAAGTTCAGTACATTGTATAGCCTACCAAAAGACAGAAAACGAGTAAACTTcaaaattttataaatttataatGAAGTAACCATGCGCTGGGTCCTTGGATGACACTCGAAgcgttttgtttccttttttacctACCCAACACATTGAATCGTTTCTGTCCATGCAAGATTTTCGGATAGTAGGCACTGTTGCAGCGAGTTTAGACGCAGAATGGGGACAAGTGAGAGGTGAGTGAGTGGAGTGACTTGATTTATTGAGTAATGTTAGCCTATTTCGCTACGAGGCTAATGATCATTTTGGATAGGAATGATATATCTATGTGCAATTAACATCTAGGTGTAATTAAAAATCTTCATAAACAATACCACATGGAGAGAGAAAACAGAACAACTGAAGAGCCGAAAAACCTCATAAATGTTGTGCCATTAAAACTAGCCGGCTTTTTTAAACATCATCTGGCACTTCAAAATAACATGTTTGCTGCTTCAGATCTCAACGTTTTTCTGCCTATTTTTTTCGCTGTGGTAGGCAAATGCATTTCCTTTGTTCCTTCTGTTACTGCCCCAATCTTGCAGCATCCTGTTTTTCGAAGAGTATTATTAGCTGAGAATCTCCAAGAAGACACTTTCTGGAGACCGCAACACCTTACCTAtatcttcaaaatatttcagtGCTTCATCCGCGGGGCCCTGGTACACCAACTCACCAACAGAGAGGAGAGTGATAGTGTCAAATGTTTTGAAGATGGAATAACGTGGCTGGTGAATAGACATGATAACTGTCTTACCACGTCGACCAAGCCTAACAAAGACACAAACAACAAGGTTATTACATGGTCACGGTAATCGCCCCATACCCTTTACTAACATTTTGACTGGGAGGGGCAAGGGCATGTCCAGTACCCTAAACACGTAGAGCGCAATaattattcattgaaaacaagtacaaattattttgaatggataaataaaacaattactccGGGTCTCGATCCTCTTTATCTCCTTATCCCTGTAAAAGTGTTCTTATGAGTTGTTTACTCTAATAGAGCTTCCTAGAAAGTGAGCTCAGACATAGCGAAATCTAGACGACACTGTTTTTAAGGAGATGTATATGGGCAATTCCACCATCACGGACGTTACATTCAGACTCAGTTTTATACATTTAAACTTTTACTAATaatatatgaaaatgattttttgcaACTTATCTTCAATATATGTGTTTACAAACATTGGTTGGTTGAATAGGTAATTTTGTTTCCCAATTTGACCTCTTtgataaagagaaaataaacagaaaaagcTATGTCACGGACGTTACATAAAAACAACTACTCCTATAAATACATTTCCATTAAATCAAGATTCCTGTGAATTTTGAATGTTCTTGATAAGAAGTTCTCCATAAATATTTAGCTTTGGGAACATGTTAACTAAAAATGTAGTGGGCAATTTCATTTCTCTTAGGTCCTTTTGTAGAATCCTTTTTAAGTGTTGTCATGGACGTTACATTCAATGTCACGGACGTTACACTGTGTGAGTTGTTGTCCCAATCCACCGAATAAGGAGGCTTTATTCTTTGCTAAATACAGGAAATGATTATCTTATGTTAAATATAggtattacatgtacatgtgtatcTTTTACAAGTGACTAGTGGATAATATGGTCAGCAGCCTTGACCTGTGAGCATGCACCTGAGCCTGCAGTTTTGGGAATACTGCTGACCAAAATTCAAATTCCATTGCTAAAGCACATGTATAATTGCCAACTTTGTCTGAAATGAATCCCTTTAAAAAGCCTGTAAATGGAgcagaaagaaacagaaattaCCGAAAAAGAATAAGAGCAAATGCAGATTCATATGCAGCATATAAAGACAAAGACAGGGAGCGCAAACGTGCAAGTAGAAAGAAAGTTTTGAGTCCATTGGAAGCTGAAAAGCAGAGAATCAAATGCAGACAAAGAGTTAGATTGCACAGGTTAAAGAAAAAAGCAGCTGCTACAGGAACTCCAGCCCTTGCTCATGATCCCAGTGATATCGCATTTGCATACAAATCTCCTCAAGCTTTAGGAAAGGCAGTGCACAAACTCACTCCTCTTCTTCCTCACAgcccaagaaaaagaaaggcgGTTATATCAAAACTTGCCAAATCTAGTGGTCTATCATTGTCAGATAACACCCAGCATTCACCTAGTGGTAATAAGAAAATAGATGAATCCACAGTTCAGTGTGTTCAAAAATTCTACTGTCAAGATTCAATATCTCGGCAAGCCCCAGGACGCCGTGACTATGTGATAGTAAGACAGCGTAGTAAGAAGTCAAAACTCCAAAAGAGACACTTAATGTGGTCTTTGAAAGAGACATTTGGattgtttcaaaaagaaaatcctGATATCAAGATAAGTCGAAGTAAATTTAGTTCCCTGCGACCAGTGAATGTTTTATTACAGTCATCAATGCCAAGAGAAGTTTGCCTTTGTAGGTATCATGACAATGTGAAGAATCTTTGTGACTGTTTAAGTAAAGAGATTTCCAGTTTTCCTCCCTATTCTGGATCATTTGTTGACCACCTAGTGTGTAACAGCAGCACAGAAGAATGCATGCTGAGTAAATGTGAAAACTGCCCAAACTGGCTAGCAGATGTCAAGAAAGATGCCCCTCTGGATGACCTTATTAAATGGAGTCAATGGGAAAGAGTAACCcatacaataacaacaaaacaaggCAAGCCAAAAATTGTCAATAAGATGGAGAAAGTGATAAAAGAGGGAACTGTTGAGGAGGCACTTGACTGTCTTCAAGGTCAAATTCCCTGTTTCCTAGAACATGTCTTCATTAAAAGAAAGCAATCAACTTTTTTTGAAGACCGCATAGCTCAGTTGAAAGCAGATGAAGCTGTTATTCAGGTAGATTTCGCAGAAAACTATACCTGCCAATACCAAGATGAAATACAAGCTGCTCACTGGAGCCAAGAACAAGTAACATTGTTCACTGTAGCCATTTGGGTCAAAGATGCAAGCAACACCACAACCTGTAACTCTCATGTCATTGTTAGTAATGACCACagccatgaaaaaaaatcaattgctGTTTTTGTGGACTTTGTGGTCAATTCTTTGATAAGGATGAGTTATCCACAGATTAAAGTCGTTGATATCTTCTCAGATGGGCCCAATTCCCAGTTTAAGAACAGGTACATGGCCAATTTCTATAGAATATTACAGAGAAAAGGAATGAAGATTAAATGGCATTTTTTTGCCACTTCACATGGAAAAGGAGTTGTTGATGGCTTGGGGGGAACCGTGAAAAGAGTTGTGTGGACTGCAGTGTCGACCAGAAAAGTGCCACGGGTGTTAAATGCAGAGGAATTTGCCAAAGTTGCTACCCAAATGTGCAAGTCAATAGGCATTCACCTGTATCTGAATGAAGACATTGACAAATCCAGCAGCAAACTGGGCCTTGATGAATGCTTTAAACAGGCAAAACCCATTCCTGGAATAAAAAAGATCCACTGCTTGGACCCAACAGATGGAGATCATCTGCATTGCCGTCTGTACTCAAATCAACCCTCTACGCATaacaaaataattgatttgtCAAGTGACAATT contains:
- the LOC140924273 gene encoding collagen alpha-1(XIV) chain-like is translated as MGILSVYHKFNVKVLSLAILVCCCQGAFWETTDDVYAMFQTIPPIQEIRQKLMRYFLDRQDDSRGKRYISYHDIVFVLDSSNSISEADFNLSLTAAQGLVTRFDPDTMFAAVTISTNASVNFNFKSTKPAIESIGKIQYQGGKKNILNALKKTLNVLSLNADSGVRAGSRKRVLLVTNGPDERNLNDTEKLQKIIWTAIQLRIRGPEVFVVVVGYKIPRIEELIQIASSTDTHFYRVSDMLSFKQIVDGIPVHIAYQEQNLGK